One genomic window of Nicotiana sylvestris chromosome 10, ASM39365v2, whole genome shotgun sequence includes the following:
- the LOC138879376 gene encoding uncharacterized protein, translating to MIAPPGNQEGQSTARPLLFNGQYYSWWKNRIRDHIIEEYYELWDIVTDGPLATIKKNAEGVDESKNIATLKLDELIGNLTAYEVRRQTMKMDAPRKERRLALRIAEGSDLEDDEMAMITRDFKKKKEQVQPGRNKGSTKAMVAAWGEISDDDLEDEAGDKQTLMAIGESDDEQEVGIPHLKDKIKFLSKQRLCELFLDFIDESEIINNEKEDLFTECVILKANCKNLESRDNESKSKNAELKNQVLELDASILEHRSENLKLKLGTGKKKADHTHLTLEESLGKIKDELYKKDEQIKVLKEDLGKVKHELDRTCKWNMTSDALSWYKNIIVATKEDLAMELKHLSGILKASISLFLRTKSTHIVVQVKGSSQIWWLEIQPDQYVTTV from the exons atgattgCACCACCTGGGAAccaggaagggcaatccactgctaggcctctactttttaatggtcagtactattcttggtggaagaatagGATAAGGGACCACATCATCGAAGAatactatgaactctgggacatagtcactgatggtcctctagcaaccataaagaagaatgctgaaggagtggat gaatcaaagaatattgctaccctcaagctggatgaactaattggaaacctcactgcctatgaaGTGAGAagacaaaccatgaaaatggatgcacccaggAAGGAAAGAAGACTGgctctcagaattgctgaaggttcagatctggaggatgatgaaatggctatgatcacaagagatttcaaaaa aaagaaggaacaggttcaaccaggaaggaacaaaggatcaacaaaggctatggttgctgcctggggagaaaTATCAGATGATGACttagaagatgaagctggagataaacaaacacttatggccattggagaatcagatgatgaacaagaggtaggTATCcctcatctcaaagacaagattaaattcctgtCTAAACAAAGGTTGTGTGAGCTATttctagacttcattgatgagtctgaaataattaacaatgagaaggaggATTTGTTTAcggaatgtgtgatcctaaaagccaatTGTAAAAACCTAGAGTCTAGGGATAATGAGAGTAagagtaaaaatgctgagttgaagaaccaggttcttgaacttgatgcCAGTATCCTAGAACAtaggtctgagaacttaaaactgaaactaggaacggGTAAGAAGAAAGCTGACCACACACATCTCACTCTAGAAGAAAGCTTGGGAAAAAtaaaagatgagttgtacaagaaggatgagcagataaaagtcttaaaagaagatctagggaaggtaaaacatgaactagacagaacttgcaaatggaacatGACTTCTGATGCTCTTTCCTGGTACAAGAATATCatagtagcaacaaaagaggacttggctatggaactcaagcacctaagtgggatcctaaaagcaagtatctcactcttcctgagaacaaaatctaCACACATTGTG gtccaagtgaagggaagtagccaaatatg gtggcttgaaatacagcctgatcagtatgtcacaactgtgtga